The Apium graveolens cultivar Ventura unplaced genomic scaffold, ASM990537v1 ctg6878, whole genome shotgun sequence genome segment tttaattttttaatcacttatatttaattttatttgtaaGTTGTATAACAACTTAAATTCGACATATGCAATATATAAAAGTATGATCTAATCAATGaatcaaaattatttaaattaaacaTATTTCATTCCAGTACCGAACCAAACACATGATATCAGGAATCATTCATCGACCTCATACTAGCCTAACCCGATTTCTTATTCCAAATCCATACTATTTTCTGAACCAAACAACTCCTTATTGTTTTAATtcttaaattatttattttaaaattatatgtTACGTGTTATTGGATTGTGGAGAAATATAGGCCGCGTTAATAGAAAATTTTATATTATGGTCATATGATTATCatatatttatatgaatataaAAAAATATAGCATAATAAAAGTAAATATAATGTGTAAGATTAAGCTTTTGAATTAGGATTAATTTGAGAGGGAGGAAagttaaaaaataattaatttataaataaattgtGAATTTGAACACcaagaaaataataaattaatcaGAATTACAAAGTTTTATAAGGGTGGTCATAAGTTTATATGACAGTGATATAAAAAATATGCATTGAAGAGATAATCTGTCAATTTATTGTGGTCATGAAGAACATAGGTGATGTCAACACATTGTCGAAAAATCGAGAATAATTTGGACCCATACAATCGAAGTTGATGAAACAATAAATCCTTGTCACCTCTCCACAAATAAAACACTACGTAAAATCCAACCAAATATCTCACTTTTCATTACTTCCAAAAGCTGTAGCCGGTGCCTACCCTCTCATGAGTTGCCATGTGTCACCACACCACCAACCGGCCAATTGCTCTATTTTAGGCGCTTTGGAGTCTCCAACGTCTCAATATAGATCCGTTTCCAACGGACACAATTTTAAGTCCACTCTGCTTTTAAATTTGTCCCCCTACTTAACCCCACAATTATAACAACGCGTTTGTTCATTCACACCCCCTCaccttaaaatattacaaatccACCAAATTAACGCGTATGCTTGCATCCATAAGTTCCCTGCAACCCCTTCCATCATCTCTCATCAAACATTCACAACCAATCTTACTGCTACATTTCTAAACATAGACTTCCTTCTCCAAACATAGCATGCAAAAACAAGAAAATATGCCATCCATTCTATTAAGAAGTTTCCTTTTATACAATCTCCTTAATGCATTCCTTCTTTATTTGCTTCCCAAAAAATTAAGAAACTACCTTCCCGCTTGTTGGTATTCGCATCCAACTAATCTCGTGGAAAAAACAACTGCTGCTCCGTTAGCCCGAATGGACGCAGACGAGCTACGCAAAGTTTTCGAGATGTTTGATCACAATGGGGACGGACGGATCACGAAACAAGAGCTGAATCAGTCACTCGAGAACATGGGCATTTTCATTCCTGACCAAGAACTGTCACAAATGATCGAAAAAATCGACGTGAATAAAGACGGGTGTGTGGACATAGATGAGTTTGGTGATTTGTACCAGACTATAATGAATACCCGGGAGGAGGAAGAGGATATGAAGGAAGCGTTCAGCGTGTTTGATCAAAACGGAGACGGGTTCATTACGGTGGAGGAATTGAAATCGGTGTTGGCATCGTTGGGATTGAAACAAGGCAGAACGGAAGAGGACTGTAAGACAATGATAAACAAGGTGGATGTTGATGGAGATGGAAGAGTTAATTATAATGAGTTTAAGCAAATGATGAAAGGAGGTGGATTTGCAGCATTGACTTGATCTCATTTCGCATGAAACCATTTATTTGTGATCATCCAAGATCTTGATTTCATTTGTttttttttttcatataactCGAGTTGAGATGATTGTACATATTAACTAGCTTCTTAGCCCGTGTCTGTCTTGTACCGCTCTGCTCTTAATATAGATTTTCCGAGATGATATTGTTTCACCATTGTTGTTGTAAGAATCGTATCTTTCTTGGAGGTAGGGGGATGGTAACCACAAAATTAATGCTCTGCCTAAAGTGTTGTATTGTTTAGGCTGTAGACAACGCGGGGGCTCTAACTTACTGTCTGCATGTTACTTCCACATTTTTTGAGTGTCTTGTTGCCCTttatttttaatttgtttttaTAAGCTGCTTTTTGTTAAAATTTGTAAATAACTTCATGGCATCATTAACCTTTTTTGAGTATTTTGGTTGCCTTTTTTTACATTGGAAATCAATTTAACCTAAATTGGAAGATTAATGCAATATACCACGGCAGGAGGAACAACAATTGAGTCGAGATGAAGTGGTTAATCAGCGTTGGGACATAAAGTTGACTTGACAAAGTCAGTCTGCTGTGTGTTTCAGCAAGAATCTATGGTCTGATTTGTGTGATAGTGAAACAGCTGCGCTAGGATCCAAATCCTTCCCAATAATAAAGTGTTATCTTCCAGGCCATTCCTATGTATTCCTTGAGCTTGAATTTGATGATCGCCTTGACTGGGTCCTTTTATATTCACCCATGATAAAGCACTTCAGTTTAGAGAAACTTAAGTCATCCTGGACAACAATTACCCAGTATCCTTTACAGTGACAGTTGCCAACATTGTCACGCTTGTTGAGCAAACTCTGCCTTATGGTTTACCACATACCTGTCTACTTTGAACATTCAGAATTACAAAATTAGTATGAATTCCAAGACTCGGAAGCGAGCTCAATCAACACAATAATCTGCTCAATGAAAAACTATCACATATCCTAATTCCTAATTCCTAATTCCTATTAGTAGGTGATTGCTATATGAGTAGTTTTATGTGTCTGCATTGCTAATAAATGTCTACACCTATCTCACAAATCTCTGGTATGCTTAGCAGCACGTGTTACAGAATTAACTGTTCTACATTGTCTGATGGCTACTGCTTCCCACTGTAACATCCCAACTCCAGCCTGGCCTTGTACTCATTGCTCGCTAAGTATTGCCCATGTATATGTCATTGTTGCAACTTAGATAAGCCATTGGCGAAAAGCATCTCCACCCTCCTCAAGTATCCAAACATCAGCAAGCATAGAACAGGCAATAAAGCACGGAAAGAATACAAACTATGTCCCCTGATCTCTACAATTAGAGCCGACTCCTGCCTTGTAAGGGATTAAAAAACTGCTTCTTGTAATAGAACTTCAACACTTAATGGGTTTGCCATGGGGACAAGCAATTGTCAAACCCGAACCCGATTGTTTTTGCCAAAGCCGAACCCGAACCCGATAAAACCCGAATTATCAAATCCGAACCGATTTTAGCGACTGGGAGTTTCACGATGTATTTATATGAATAGAGTATAGTTCTTGTGCTCTTACGTGGATTTATGTGAATAAATTAAAAGGATAAATGATTTTGTGGTTTATGTATAACTTCTGTAAAATAGTAATAAGAAACGAACAAAgtctcgttccagtttgatgagtaAGCTAATGGTTTAAATTCTGATTGTCGGACCGTCAAGTAGAACGGGACCCGTTATTCAAAGGATGAATTATATGAGAAGGATTAAGAATAATAAAATTGAGGATTATAGTATGTTGTGATAAATGTAAATACCTTTGTGTATTTCTGTGATTTGAGTATGTATTTGAAAAGTTATCTTATTAATGAATATATCGAGTAATTGTTACTCGCATAATCAATAATTAAAAGAGAGCATTATGTGCTAAGGTATATAAATGTGAATGGTGGTGCCTATTGCTAAGTGAATATGTGTTATTTGTGAGTACGTGTATAAATTATAAATTGGTGAGCTTttaaatgttttaaaaaggatTTACTTGATTTAAATAAGGATTTAATGATCCTTATATGttttctattaaataattaaaatatgatcAAGGTGCGAAATTTGTTTCATTAGCTTTGGAATAATcccaaatactttttaaaaatgatagttgGAATTATTTGGATGTTCTGAtgtttaaaaatgattttatgaagTTTATTTCTATTATTTAGGATTTATGCGTAAAATCCATAAAAATCAATTCGTGCgcataaaaattattttaaaaatatgaagagggagataatttcatgatctttattttaaaaattagagcTGCATCATTTTTATGAATTATAAAGCTATTTTACCTTGTAAATTCAGAAAttgcataaaagaaaagaaatagaAATGGAGATTTACCATTTTGCCCTTAAGTGTATATAAATACACTCACCCTCCCCTTTTTTCTTTCTTCCTTCCCCGGCTtcactctctcttctctcttttctctctcgaACTCTcgataatctctctctctctctctccgttCTTTCTTGGTTCTTGCTCGTTTTCAAATCCAAGACCGTGGTTGAGTCTCGTTTTGCTTCTAGTTTCATGTTCTGGgtttgcatgtcaatttcatgttGATGAAAATCAAAGACCCGAAAACCCTCTTCGAATTTAACTTCGAATTTGAAGGGTTTTAGTTTTGATTTTTATGAAAATTAAGCATGTGACTTTAGTTCTTGAGGAATCGATGGTTTTTTTGGTAGGAAACCCTCAATTTCGAGGGCACCACCGGGAATCGCCACCACCGGcaatgaactccggtgaaccgatGGTTAGCTGTGATGCTATGCCTGAGCTCTAATAATCTAAATCCATTCATTTGACTGTTGCATCCTAGTGTAAATGAAATTCAGAAATTTTGATTTTTCGAATCTTtatttttggttcgaattatgtATTAAATTCAGTTTTTGATATGAGTTTATGAATGTTAGTTCGGATTATTAGTTGAATTATGTGTTTAACTGGATTTATCAATTTGAGTTTAGGCATGTCAATATTCTTGAAATATTCGGTTTTAAAAAGAAAGAACGATGGGTTCGATTTACTTTTAAACTCGGTAAACATGGTTTTGGTTCATGCATGTCTGGGTTCGAATGTGCTTAAGTGaagattttatattttttatatcgAATTGTTATTTGGTTCGAATTTTAGATAATACGGTACTAATTGTTTGATTAAATAGGTATGAATGTAAGATATAAGATCAGGCTTGATTGATTTTGAGTGGTATGTGTTAAGGTGCAAATTGTATGTATAAGATGTGTTTTCTATTGTTAAAGTTGATCACTAAGATTTGTACTTGAATTTAAGGAATCGAGTCTTATGTATATAATCGATTGATGTGTTAATTTGACATGTGCTAGATGTATGAGGTCAAATTGCATGTTACATGGAACGTGTATGGATGACTGACTGGTTGCTTGCGTGTTACttgtatatttaaaaataaaaagggGATGTATTAGAAAAATTGATTGGTTTGCTGTTGATTGATATCTTTGAGAAAGGGACAACGTATTTACAAATACGTCATGCCCAATTCTCGAGGAGTAAGTGAATAAGTGTGCTTAAAGTATAGATTTGATTTAATTTAGTATCGAGATAGTTGGTGATATAAAGAGTATATACGTATAGACTATTATGTGTTACATGTGTATATGAGAAAAGGTTTTATCGCATTTGGGGTAGAAGTTAGACGTTTTGAGAAATGTCAGGAACTGATCAAGTTGCTAATTAGGGTTCTGTTTTGTATTGTAGATTTGGATAATAGAGGCAATCAAACTAGGAAAGGAAAGGAAATCTTAGGTGGAAGTACATCATGTTCTATTAAGCACGAAAGCTtttgaggcaagtaactctgtTTTCTATTATGAattgttatagagaggatattgttgatgccatgatagaaTGATAGTTCTTTGTTTTACCTATTATTAattcttgagaaaccctgttattgttccctggaattgaaagagatatgtcctaagtccaatcatgtatgaggatttaggaataacttttatgtaatctgttttgatttcattgatattaataaaaggcttgttttgtttttattacgggctctatctatttaaatgtttaaataagatataccacagtttagagtaaacctttttatggattgtgatgagatcataataatgagacctaaaagatgataactctaaacttaaatagttcctgatcgtaggattactaactggtaattaataatccgcaaagatcggtacatactatgattgcttcattatgaaggatgtctgttctcatagacatttgtgtggtgacactatagctagtatgtaggtgcttattatagaataagttcactgaacatgactcacacagctgaacaactgatggagttcactcacgtgtcagcagttgttcacatagtgatagttgtacaagtatctttagacttgaggtcatcatagtcatcttgtgtacattgaactatgctttggtttagttcttagtctcaagggacaattataagggctctactgggtataggaatttgtacacgaagatagtgtatgatcaataaaggatctaccccttccagtgtaggaagagaatgttcaatgctgatccacttatgttagttcaggaatctctggccagagtgaatgaaattagaaaggagtttctaatttacattaaataaaactaagcatagtgaatgggaaagcaagtgattaaataagataggcttgacacaagttccatgccttgtatttaatcatgatattgcagggtagaaggaattaattgtacggtaactactcactgaataggttcttggtattctaagcagtgaattcgtattatccggatagtcgcgatatgctgagaagtatccctcacgatgtagaataaatatgattaattaattaatcatatttaatgaattagagaatttatataaataatgataaaatagttttatgattatttatttctactaccggcttaatattgaacctacagggtcacaccataaaagagaatgatttaatggaggaggaattaattaataatggatgataattatttatatatgaaataaataattaattggcaaatttaataattgattaaatgagatttaattgattataaattaattaagaaatggttcttaatattattaattaagaatttaatttttggaaatcaaatcaagtgaga includes the following:
- the LOC141703629 gene encoding calmodulin-like protein 3; protein product: MQKQENMPSILLRSFLLYNLLNAFLLYLLPKKLRNYLPACWYSHPTNLVEKTTAAPLARMDADELRKVFEMFDHNGDGRITKQELNQSLENMGIFIPDQELSQMIEKIDVNKDGCVDIDEFGDLYQTIMNTREEEEDMKEAFSVFDQNGDGFITVEELKSVLASLGLKQGRTEEDCKTMINKVDVDGDGRVNYNEFKQMMKGGGFAALT